A genomic segment from Drosophila miranda strain MSH22 chromosome 3, D.miranda_PacBio2.1, whole genome shotgun sequence encodes:
- the LOC108160879 gene encoding F-box only protein 39, producing MSEMSVAARKGSAQLDVMQKAGWKIDENEKACYIDVDEDNDGTTEESKWCILPDLILEEIFTYLSPKERYYAGLVCRQWHRAFYLPTVWNNFVVDDRTLTRPKYNYYSGWQYCLDHMRTQNCLSRIGRHLRGIEFRPWHSFNNIFQFMTMLTWSMDKGKELNAEPQLVGMGRRIRSLVYHFPCNMSQPNDPEGIKLFGTGGQLLRGLKELLLRLTELHTLKLVDFVLERFEANHLLDEVVCSCCTKMRVLNLVNVTTMHCPIMHVGLFLNLQVLTISPQNIDDNVLSLLADTKLRHLYLLQNCYTPNHLTISACGVKAWRSLKKTNPLMRVHLRLENLVDGEVVLQPEAPVHSITYWAPQARVRADLLVCMIDHYKNTLAVYGHELLPRFSSPKPFHNRIDSLLVLMCRQCFNLDTLTIREKVSTATLLLIARTAKNLRHLNVRRFAVILRCDWPRHPEWSNEFHAWIRRNSRSYEAVEREISQILGYKWQLLSDREFKQLTLNAKSGA from the exons ATGTCTGAAATGAGTGTGGCAGCCCGCAAAGGCAGCGCCCAGCTGGACGTTATGCAAAAGGCTGGCTGGAAGATCGACGAGAACGAAAAAG CCTGCTACATAGACGTCGATGAGGACAACGATGGGACCACTGAAGAATCCAAGTGGTGCATTCTTCCGGACCTGATACTCGAGGAAATCTTCACCTACCTCAGCCCCAAGGAGCGCTACTATGCTGGCCTG GTCTGCCGCCAGTGGCATCGGGCCTTCTATCTGCCAACGGTTTGGAACAACTTTGTGGTTGACGATCGCACGCTGACGAGACCAAAATACAACTACTACTCGGGCTGGCAGTACTGTCTCGATCACATGCGCACACAGAACTGCCTGTCGAGAATCGGGCGTCACCTGCGCGGCATCGAGTTCCGGCCGTGGCACAGCTTCAACAACATCTTCCAGTTTATGACAATGCTCACCTGGAGCATGGACAAA GGAAAAGAACTGAATGCCGAGCCGCAGCTCGTTGGCATGGGTCGCCGGATACGTTCTCTGGTCTACCATTTCCCCTGCAACATGTCGCAGCCCAACGATCCGGAAGGCATCAAGCTCTTCGGCACTGGAGGACAGTTGCTGAGGGGCCTgaaggagctgctgctgcgattGACAGAACTGCACACTCTAAAGCTGGTGGACTTTGTGCTGGAGCGCTTTGAGGCAAATCACTTGCTGGATGAAGTCGTCTGCAGCTGCTGCACCAAGATGCGAGTGCTCAATCTGGTGAATGTGACCACCATGCACTGTCCCATCATGCATGTGGGACTGTTCCTCAATCTGCAG GTGCTCACCATTTCTCCCCAAAACATAGACGACAATGTGTTGTCTCTGCTGGCGGACACAAAGCTGCGGCATCTGTATTTATTGCAAAACTGCTATACTCCCAACCACCTGACCATCAGCGCCTGCGGAGTCAAGGCCTGGCGCAGCCTAAAGAAGACGAATCCGCTCATGCGGGTGCATCTGCGGCTGGAGAACCTCGTCGACGGCGAGGTAGTGCTGCAACCAGAGGCCCCAGTCCACAGCATCACCTACTGGGCGCCACAGGCCCGTGTAAGGGCTGACCTGCTCGTCTGCATGATAGACCATTACAAGAATACTCTGGCTGTCTACGGTCATGAGCTGTTGCCGCGCTTCTCCAGCCCCAAGCCGTTCCACAACCGCATCGACAGCTTGCTGGTGCTGATGTGCCGCCAATGCTTCAACTTGGACACTCTG ACCATACGGGAGAAGGTGTCCACTGcgacgctgctgctgattgCTCGAACGGCCAAGAATCTCCGACACTTAAATGTGAGACGCTTCGCAGTGATTCTACGCTGCGACTGGCCCCGGCATCCGGAATGGAGCAACGAGTTCCACGCCTGGATCCGGCGCAACTCGCGCTCCTACGAGGCTGTGGAGCGGGAGATCTCCCAGATCTTGGGCTACAAATGGCAGCTGTTGAGCGACCGCGAATTCAAGCAGCTCACATTGAATGCCAAGTCGGGTGCCTAA